GTGGCGGTCCAGGATACCTGGCGCGTGGAGCCGTTGGGGCAGCGGAGGCGGTTCTCGAAGCGGACCACCGGCTCCCCATCGGCCAGGGTCCTGATCTTGGCCGTTGTTGCCGCCTGGTCCTCGGGCAGAACGAAATCCAGCAGCGGCCGGTTGCAGAGCTCCTCGGCAGGGGCGCCCAGGAGCCCCTCCATGGTCGGGTTGACGGACAGCAGGCGGCCATCGAGATCGCACACTGCCAGGAGGTCTCCGGACAGGGCAAAGAAGTTGTTGAGCGTCTCTTCGGTGCGGCGGCGTCTGGTGATGTCCGAGCAGACGATGGCGAAGCGGCCGGGGGCGGGAGAGAAGGCGGAGATGTGCAGGTGCTTGTGCAGGGGCCGGAAATAGGTCTCGAAGACCGTGGGACCTTCGCCAGCGGCGACCTGGGCGAAGGTTTCGAGAAAGGGGGCGCTGCCGGTGCCGTAGACGCGGCTGGCCTTCTTGCCCACCGCCTGCCGCCGGCTCAGCCCGCAGATGGCCTCGAAGGCCGGGTTGACATCGTCGATCGAATAGTCCTTGGCCCGGCCCTTGGCGTCGAAGAGGATGGTGCTGATGGCCACCCCTTCCCGCATGGTGTCGTAAAGACGCTGGAAGGTGGTCTCCCGGGCGGCCGGCGGCACGGCGCCCGCAGGGCGGCGGTCAGGCGGCCGCGGGGAAGGGCCTTCGGGGATGAGGGGCTTGTCCATGACTCCTTGCCGGCATGACGGGGCACAGCCCCGGCTCGGTTGCGAGCAGCCTAGCGCAAAAGGCGGGTGCACGTCAAAGAACCTTTTTGCGAGCCCGCTTGCGGCTGGCCCAGGGGCGAGCGCCTTGCTGGCGGCGGGCCGATCCGCTACAATGCCGCCAGCCGCCGTCCGGCGGTCTTGGTTCGACCCTATCCCCAGGAGGGCTGTTATGAGCGAGCGCGAGCTGTCCCCGGCGGCCAATTTCATCGCCCAGATCGTGGCCGGCGACGTGGCGGCAGGCAAAAACGGCGGCCGGGTGGTCACCCGCTTCCCGCCGGAGCCCAACGGCTATCTGCACATCGGCCACGCCAAGTCCATCTGCCTCAACTTCGGCCTGGCCCAGGCCTTCGGCGGCCGCTGCCATCTGCGGTTCGACGACACCAACCCCACCAAGGAGGAGCAGGAGTACGTGGAGTCCATCCAGGAGGACGTGGCCTGGCTGGGCTTCTCCTGGGGCGAGCATCGCTATTTCGCCTCGGACTACTTCGAGGAGCTGTACCGCTACGCCGTGCTCCTCATCGAGGCCGGCAAGGCCTACGTCTGCTCACTTTCCGCCGACGAGATCCGGGAATTCCGGGGCACCCTCACCGAGCCGGGCCGGGAGAGCCCCTACCGGAACCGCTCCGTGGCCGAGAGCCTGGACCTTTTTACCCGGATGCGGGCCGGTGCGTTTCCCACCGGCAGCCATGTGCTGCGGGCCAAGATCGACATGGCCTCCGGCAACCTCAACATGCGGGATCCGGTCATCTACCGGATCCTGCACGCCAGCCACCACCGCACCGGCGATGCCTGGTGCATCTACCCCATGTACGACTTCGCCCACTGTCTGTCCGACGCCATCGAGGGCATCACCCATTCCATCTGCACCCTGGAATTCGAAGATCACCGGCCGCTCTACGACTGGATTCTGGACCAGCTGCCCGTGCCGTGCCATCCCCAGCAGATCGAGTTTGCCCGCCTGAACCTGACCTATACGGTGATGAGCAAAAGAAAGCTCCTGCGTCTGGTCGGCGACGGCCATGTGGCCGGCTGGGACGATCCCCGGCTGCCCACCATCTCCGGGCTGCGGCGGCGGGGCTATCCGCCGGCGGCCATCCGCGCCTTTTGCGAGCGGATCGGCGTGGCGAAGAAGGACTCCATGGTCGATCTGGCCCTCCTGGAGCACTGCGTCCGGGAGGAGCTCAACCGCACCGCCCCCCGGGCGATGGCGGTCTTAAGGCCGGTCAGGGTCGTCATCGAGAACTATCCGGAGGGCCAGGTGGAGGAACTGGCAGCGGTCAACAACCCGGAGGATCCGGCGGCCGGCAGCCGCACGGTGCCCTTCTCCCGCACCCTCTACCTGGAGGCCGAGGACTTCATGGAGGAGCCGCCCAAGGATTTCTTCCGTCTCGCCCCGGGCCGGGAGGTGCGGCTGCGCTGGGCCTACTTCATCCGTTGTGTGGGCGTGGTCAAGGATCCGGCGACCGGGGCGGTGGTGGAGCTGCGCTGCACCTATGACCCGGAGACCCGGGGGGGCAATGCCCCGGATGGCCGCAAGGTGAAGGCCACCCTGCACTGGGTGTCGGCGGATCAGGCGGTGCCGGCGCAGGTACGGCTCTACGACACCCTGTGCCGGGTCGAGAATCCGGCCGCCGCCGGCGACGGCACCGACTTCACCAGCCTGGTCAACCCCCGCTCCCTGGAGGTCCTGGACGGCTGCCGGGTGGAGCCCAGCCTGGCCGCCGCAGTCCCGGGCAGCCGCTGGCAGTTCGAGCGCCTGGGCTATTTTTGCGCCGACCGCCGGGACAGCCGGCCGGGTGCCCTGGTCTTCAACCGCACGGTCACCCTGCGGGATCCCTGGGCGAAGATCCAGAAGAAGGGAAGAACCGCAGAATAACGAACAAGGAATGTCCAACCGAAGAAGGGGCCGGCAGGACTGATCCGAAACGTCAACTACCGGTCCCTTCGAGATTCGAAATTCCTTGTTCGATATTCGACATTCGTCCCTCCCGGGGCAGCAGCACGGTGAAGGTGGCGCCCTGGCCAGGCGTTGATTCCACCTCGATGCGGCCGCCGTGGCGTTGGATGATGCCGTAGCTCACCGACAGGCCCAGGCCGGTGCCTTTCACCGCCGGCTTGGTGGAGAAGAACGGCTCGAAGATCCGGTGCTGGTCCTCGCTCCTTATGCCCCGGCCGTTGTCGGTGAAGGTGACTGCCACAAACGCCCCCCGGGTCTCGGCCCGGATGGCGATCCGACCATTCCCCTCGCAGGCATCCACCGCGTTGTTGAGGAGGTTGAGGAAGACCTGCTGCAGCTGATCGGCTACCGCCGGCACGGCCGGCAGATCGGCAGGGACGTCGCACGCCACCTGGATGCCGTGCCGCTTGAGATCCGCCCGGTACAGGCCCAGAAGCCCTTCCAGGAGCGGCGGCAGGGAGACCAGGGCCAGACGCCCCGAGCTGGGGCGGTGGAAGTCCTGGACGTCTTGCACGAGCTTGCGCATCCGCTCGCACTCCTTGAGGGCCATGGCCACCAGCTCGGCGTCCTCCGGCTCCAGCACCGCCCGCCGCTGGATGCCCCGGATCACCCCCATCACCCCCTGGAGCGGATTGTTGAACTCGTGGGCGAAGGAGGCGGCGAGCCGGCCCACCGCGGCCAGCTTCTCGGCATGGAGGAGCTGGCGGCAGGTGGTCTCCAGGGCCTCGGTCCGCTCCTGGACCATGACCTCCAGCTCGGCGTGGGAGCGCTGCAGGGCGGCCTCCGCCTCCTTGCGCTCCGTGATGTCGTAGGCGATCTCCAGGCGTACCAGCCGGCCGTCCAGCCAGGGGATGACCCGGTCCTGGGCGTCATACCAGCGGCCGTTGACGGAATTCCTGACCTCCCAGCGCAGGACCCCGGCCGGCCGGCCTTCGCTGTCCAGCAGGCGGTCGTTGGTGCAGAACGGGCAGGGGCCGCTTTGGCCGGCCTGCAGGACCTCCCAGCAGCGGCGTCCGGCCGGTTCGCCGAACCGGGCCTGCAGGTACCGGTTGGCGAAGAGCAGCCGATGATCCTGCATGTCCGCCACGTAAACGAGTGCCTCCAGGCTGTTGAGGACGGTGAGCAGACATTCCTGGGAGGCGGCCAGGGCGCCTTGCACGGCGGTCCGGCGGAGGATCTCGGCGCTGGTCTCCTGGCGCATGGCGTTGACGGCCTCCAGGAGCGCATCCAGCTCGTCGGGCTCGGAAGGCGCGCCTGGCCGCCGCAGGGTCAACGGCCGGGACAGACTGGCCACCCCGGTCTGCCGGGCCTGGCCGGCCAGCTCCTCCAGGTGTCGCCCCACCAGGCGGTGGTGGAGGACAAAGACCAGGGTCGCCACGCACAGGACCAGAACCCCGTTGCTGGCGGCGATCTCCAGGGCCCGGGTCAGGGACAGGTGCACCACCTCTTCCAGATCCGCCTCCACCACCAGACGGCCCAGGGGCACCACGTGGTCCCGGTACGGGTAGGAGAGGGGATATTCCCGGCGCAGGACCCGGCCGGCGGGGCGCGAGCCCACCGCCAGGACGGCCGCGTCCGAGTCGCCGGTCAGCTCCAGATAGCGCAGATGGGGACTGGCCAGGAGGCCCTCCATCTGGGCCTGCAGGAGCTGCCGGTTGGACAGCCACAGGGAGGTGCTCATGGCCGGGGCGTGCACCAGGCGGATTTCTTCCAGATGCTCCTGCACCCGGCGGATGCCGGCCCGGATATCCATGGCCACGTGCACGGCGGACAGGGCAGAGGTGAGAGCCAGGCTGGCCAGGAGGATCTGCCGGAGGAGGCGGCCGGCCAGACGGCGGGGGTGGCGGCTGCCAGGGGCCTGGCTCACGGGACTGGTGGGGCTCGCTGCCATCGTCTCCGGCATCTCCCGGCCCATGGCCGAACAAGGTGAGGTCCGCCTTCAGGGACCTGAAGGCCGCGGTGCAGGGCGCTGCCCCATGGACAGAAGCCTCATCATTGGTAAGCCATGGACCCGCTGGCCGTCAAGGCGGAAGCCAGGGCCTGCCTTGACATCCGGCAAAAGCGGTTTATCGTTTCGCCGATTTTTTGTGGCCGGCCCCGGTGCGGTTCCTGGCACCGCAGGCTCGGGCCAGTCCTGAACGGAATCCATCGCAAGGAGAAGAAGGCATGAAGCTGAAACCGTTGAACGACCGCGTCGTGGTGTCCCGGGTAGAGAAGGAGGAGAAGACCGCCGCCGGCATCATCATCCCGGACAGCGCCAAGGAGAAGCCCCAGGAGGGCAAGGTCATCGCCGTCGGACCCGGCAGCCGGGACGAAGCCGGCAGGCACATGGCCCTGGACGTCAAGGAGGGGGATCGGATCCTCTTCTCCAAGTACGCCGGCACCGAGGTGAAGATCGAGGGCGAGGAGCTCTTGATCATGCGGGAGAGCGACATCCTGGCGGTTCTGGACTGATCGAAAGGAGGAAGACGAGATGGCAGCCAAGATGATTGCTTACAGTGCCGAGGCCCGGGAGCACATCCTCAAAGGGGTCAACGTCCTGGCCGACGCGGTGAAGGTCACCCTGGGTCCCCGGGGCCGCAACGTCATCATGGAGCGCTCCTTTGGCGCGCCGGTGATCACCAAGGATGGCGTCACGGTGGCCAAGGAGATCAGCCTCAAGGGCAGGTTCGAGAACATGGGCGCCCAGATGGTGCGGGAGGTGGCCCAGAAGACCAACGATGTGGCCGGCGACGGCACCACCACCGCCACGGTCCTCGCCCAGTCCATCTACAGCGAGGGCCAGAAGCTGGTGGCCTCCCGGGTCAACCCCATGGATCTCAAGCGGGGCATCGACGCCGGGGTGGCGGCGGTGGTGGAGGAGCTGAAGGCCATCTCCAAGCCCATCCAGGACAAGACCGAGATCGTCCAGGTGGGCACCATCTCCGCCAACGGCGAGGAGACCATCGGCCAGCTCATCGCCGACGCCATGGACAAGGTCGGCAAGGAAGGGGTGATCACGGTCGAGGAGGCCAAGGCCATGGAGACGACCCTGGAGGTCGTCGAGGGCATGCAGTTCGACCGGGGCTACATCTCGCCCTACTTCGTCACCGATGCCGAGAAGCTGGAGGCGGTGCTGGAGGATCCCTACCTCCTGCTCTGCGAGAAGAAGGTGAGCGGCATGAAGGATCTCCTGCCTCTCCTGGAGGAGATCGCCCGCTCCGGCCGGCCCCTGGTGATCATCGCCGAGGATGTGGAAGGCGAGGCCCTGGCCACCCTGATCGTCAACCGGCTGCGGGGCACCCTCAAGGCCGCCGCTGTCAAGGCCCCGGGCTTCGGAGACCGGCGCAAGGCGATGCTGGAGGATATCGCCATCCTCACCGGCGGCACGGTGATCAGCGAGGACCTGGGCATCAAGCTGGAGAACGTCCGCACAAACGACCTGGGCACGGCCAAGAAGGTGCGCATCGACAAGGACAACACCACCATCGTCGAGGGTGCCGGCGCCCGGGACAAGATCGAGGCCCGGGTGAAGCTGATCCGCCGCCAGATCGATGAGACCACCTCCGACTACGACCGGGAGAAGCTCCAGGAGCGCCTGGCCAAGCTGGCCGGCGGCGTGGCGGTGGTCAAGGTGGGCGCCGCCTCGGAGACCGAGATGAAGGAGAAGAAGGCCCGGGTGGAGGATGCGCTCAATTCCACCCGCGCGGCGGTCGAAGAGGGGGTGGTGCCCGGCGGCGGCGTCGCCCTGGTCCGGTGCCTGGCGGCCCTGGACCGCCTGGCGGCGGCCGGCGAGCAGCGCTACGGCCTGGACATCCTCCGTAAGGCCCTGACCTCCCCCTTGCGGCTGATCGCCGCCAACGCCGGCTACGAGGGCTCGGTGGTGCTGAACAAGGTCGTGGAGGGCAGCGCCGACTTCGGCTTCAACGCCGCCACCGGCGAGTACCAGAATCTCTCGACCGCCGGCATCGTTGACCCCACCAAGGTGGTGCGCTCCGCCCTGCAGAATGCCGCCTCGGTGGCCGGCCTCCTGCTCACCACCGAGGCGGTGGTGGCCGAGCAGCCCAAGAAGGAGAAGAAGGGCGCTCCGGCAGCGGAGGACATGGACGACGACTACTAGGCCCACCGGTCTTCCCGTGGTGGCCCGCGGCCCGGGTCAGGCAGCCCCATGCCTGGTCCGGGCTTTTTTTTGCCTCCGCACCTCCCCCCTCGGTCTCGGTATCGGTATCGGTCTCGGCTTCTGGCATGTATTCCCCATGGCCCCTGCCCCCCGTCGGTTGGCCCCTTGTTGCCGCCGGCATCCCCCGGGTCGAGATGCCGAGCAAAATCGTTGAGCGTGTCCCCGCCCGTCGGCTACAGTGGAGCCGGCAGCCAACCGCGCATTGCCCCCATTCCCGCCCCCGTTGGCACTGGGCTGACACGCCGTCAGGCGGATGCCCCTTTGGGAGGAGCCCATGGCCCCATACCGAGTTTCGGCAGCCGAAAAGGAGGCGATCGTTGCGTCCATCCGCGCGGTTTTGCTCCAGGAGCA
The genomic region above belongs to Thermodesulfobacteriota bacterium and contains:
- a CDS encoding glutamine--tRNA ligase/YqeY domain fusion protein — translated: MSERELSPAANFIAQIVAGDVAAGKNGGRVVTRFPPEPNGYLHIGHAKSICLNFGLAQAFGGRCHLRFDDTNPTKEEQEYVESIQEDVAWLGFSWGEHRYFASDYFEELYRYAVLLIEAGKAYVCSLSADEIREFRGTLTEPGRESPYRNRSVAESLDLFTRMRAGAFPTGSHVLRAKIDMASGNLNMRDPVIYRILHASHHRTGDAWCIYPMYDFAHCLSDAIEGITHSICTLEFEDHRPLYDWILDQLPVPCHPQQIEFARLNLTYTVMSKRKLLRLVGDGHVAGWDDPRLPTISGLRRRGYPPAAIRAFCERIGVAKKDSMVDLALLEHCVREELNRTAPRAMAVLRPVRVVIENYPEGQVEELAAVNNPEDPAAGSRTVPFSRTLYLEAEDFMEEPPKDFFRLAPGREVRLRWAYFIRCVGVVKDPATGAVVELRCTYDPETRGGNAPDGRKVKATLHWVSADQAVPAQVRLYDTLCRVENPAAAGDGTDFTSLVNPRSLEVLDGCRVEPSLAAAVPGSRWQFERLGYFCADRRDSRPGALVFNRTVTLRDPWAKIQKKGRTAE
- a CDS encoding ATP-binding protein; this encodes MAASPTSPVSQAPGSRHPRRLAGRLLRQILLASLALTSALSAVHVAMDIRAGIRRVQEHLEEIRLVHAPAMSTSLWLSNRQLLQAQMEGLLASPHLRYLELTGDSDAAVLAVGSRPAGRVLRREYPLSYPYRDHVVPLGRLVVEADLEEVVHLSLTRALEIAASNGVLVLCVATLVFVLHHRLVGRHLEELAGQARQTGVASLSRPLTLRRPGAPSEPDELDALLEAVNAMRQETSAEILRRTAVQGALAASQECLLTVLNSLEALVYVADMQDHRLLFANRYLQARFGEPAGRRCWEVLQAGQSGPCPFCTNDRLLDSEGRPAGVLRWEVRNSVNGRWYDAQDRVIPWLDGRLVRLEIAYDITERKEAEAALQRSHAELEVMVQERTEALETTCRQLLHAEKLAAVGRLAASFAHEFNNPLQGVMGVIRGIQRRAVLEPEDAELVAMALKECERMRKLVQDVQDFHRPSSGRLALVSLPPLLEGLLGLYRADLKRHGIQVACDVPADLPAVPAVADQLQQVFLNLLNNAVDACEGNGRIAIRAETRGAFVAVTFTDNGRGIRSEDQHRIFEPFFSTKPAVKGTGLGLSVSYGIIQRHGGRIEVESTPGQGATFTVLLPREGRMSNIEQGISNLEGTGS
- the groES gene encoding co-chaperone GroES; translation: MKLKPLNDRVVVSRVEKEEKTAAGIIIPDSAKEKPQEGKVIAVGPGSRDEAGRHMALDVKEGDRILFSKYAGTEVKIEGEELLIMRESDILAVLD
- the groL gene encoding chaperonin GroEL (60 kDa chaperone family; promotes refolding of misfolded polypeptides especially under stressful conditions; forms two stacked rings of heptamers to form a barrel-shaped 14mer; ends can be capped by GroES; misfolded proteins enter the barrel where they are refolded when GroES binds), with protein sequence MAAKMIAYSAEAREHILKGVNVLADAVKVTLGPRGRNVIMERSFGAPVITKDGVTVAKEISLKGRFENMGAQMVREVAQKTNDVAGDGTTTATVLAQSIYSEGQKLVASRVNPMDLKRGIDAGVAAVVEELKAISKPIQDKTEIVQVGTISANGEETIGQLIADAMDKVGKEGVITVEEAKAMETTLEVVEGMQFDRGYISPYFVTDAEKLEAVLEDPYLLLCEKKVSGMKDLLPLLEEIARSGRPLVIIAEDVEGEALATLIVNRLRGTLKAAAVKAPGFGDRRKAMLEDIAILTGGTVISEDLGIKLENVRTNDLGTAKKVRIDKDNTTIVEGAGARDKIEARVKLIRRQIDETTSDYDREKLQERLAKLAGGVAVVKVGAASETEMKEKKARVEDALNSTRAAVEEGVVPGGGVALVRCLAALDRLAAAGEQRYGLDILRKALTSPLRLIAANAGYEGSVVLNKVVEGSADFGFNAATGEYQNLSTAGIVDPTKVVRSALQNAASVAGLLLTTEAVVAEQPKKEKKGAPAAEDMDDDY